Proteins encoded together in one Canis aureus isolate CA01 chromosome 21, VMU_Caureus_v.1.0, whole genome shotgun sequence window:
- the NXF1 gene encoding nuclear RNA export factor 1 isoform X1 produces the protein MEVGSVVEHDDRVSFPQRRKKGRGPFRWKYGEGNRRSGRGGSGIRSSRLEEDDRDVAMSDAQDVPRIRHNPYPPRPNRRGDSWHDRDRIHVTVRRDRILPERGGAGTSQDGTSKNWFKITIPYGRKYDKSWLLSVIQSKCSVPFTPIEFHYENTRAQFFVEDASTASALKAVNYKILDQENRRISIIINSSVPPHSVQNELKPEQVEQLKLIMSKRYDGSQQALDLKGLRSDPDLVAQNIDVVLNRRSCMAATLRIIEENIPELLSLNLSNNRLYRLDDMSSLVQKAPNLKILNLSGNELKSERELDKVKGLKLEELWLDGNPLCDTFRDQSTYISAIRERFPKLLRLDGHELPPPIAFDVEAPTMLPPCKGSYFGTETLKNLVLHFLQQYYAVYDSGDRQRLLDAYHDGACCSLSIPFTPQNPARSNLAEYFKDSRNVKKLKDPTLRFRLLKHTRLNVVAFLNELPKTQHDVNSFVVDISAQTSTLLCFSVNGVFKEVDGKSRDSLRAFTRTFVAVPASNSGLCIVNDELFVRNASADEIQRAFAMPAPTPSSSPVPTLSPEQQEMLQAFSTQSGMNLEWSQKCLQDNNWDYTRSAQAFTHLKAKGEIPEVAFMK, from the exons ATGGAGGTGGGCTCTGTAGTTG AGCATGATGACCGTGTTAGTTTCcctcaaagaagaaagaaaggccGGGGTCCTTTCCGGTGGAAGTATGGCGAGGGGAACCGGAGGTCTGGAAGAGGAGGTTCTGGCATTCGGTCTTCCCGCCTGGAGGAAGATGACAGAGATGTGGCAATGAGTGATGCCCAGGATGTTCCCCGAATACGACA CAACCCCTATCCTCCCCGACCCAACCGTCGAGGTGACAGTTGGCATGATCGAGATCGCATTCATGTTACTGTGCGGAGAGACAGAATTCttccagagagaggaggggctggcacCAGCCAGGATGGGACCTCGAAGAACTGGTTTAAGATTACA ATTCCCTATGGGAGAAAATATGACAAGTCATGGCTCCTGAGTGTGATTCAGAGCAAGTGCAGTGTCCCTTTCACCCCCATTGAG TTTCACTATGAAAACACACGGGCCCAGTTTTTTGTGGAGGATGCCAGTACCGCCTCTGCATTGAAAGCTGTCAACTATAAGATTTTGGATCAGGAAAACCGAAGG ATATCTATCATCATCAACTCCTCTGTCCCACCCCATTCTGTACAGAACGAACTGAAGCCAGAACAAGTAGAGCAACTAAAG CTGATCATGAGCAAACGATACGATGGTTCCCAACAAGCACTTGACCTCAAGGGTCTCCGTTCAGACCCAG ACTTGGTGGCCCAGAACATCGATGTTGTCCTGAATCGCAGGAGCTGTATGGCGGCTACGCTGCGAATCATTGAGGAGAATATCCCTGAG CTCTTGTCCTTGAACTTGAGCAACAATAGGCTCTACAGGCTGGATGACATGTCCAGCCTTGTGCAGAAAGCACCCAACCTGAAGATCCTCAACCTCTCCGGAAATGAG TTGAAATCTGAGAGGGAACTGGACAAGGTAAAAGGGCTGAAGCTGGAAGAGCTGTGGCTTGACGGAAACCCGCTGTGCGACACCTTCCGAGATCAGTCCACCTACATCAG CGCCATTCGAGAACGATTTCCCAAATTATTACGCCTG GATGGCCATGAGTTACCCCCGCCAATTGCCTTTGATGTCGAAGCCCCCACGATGTTACCGCCCTGCAAG GGAAGCTATTTTGGGACAGAGACCCTGAAGAACCTGGTCCTGCACTTCCTGCAGCA GTACTATGCAGTTTACGACTCTGGAGACCGGCAGCGGCTACTAGATGCCTACCACGatggggcctgctgctccctcagcATTCCCTTCACCCCCCAGAACCCTGCCCG AAGCAATCTGGCCGAGTACTTCAAGGATAGCAGGAATGTGAAGAAGCTCAAAGACCCGA CCCTGCGGTTCCGGCTGCTGAAGCACACACGTCTCAACGTGGTGGCCTTCCTCAATGAGTTGCCCAAAACTCAGCATGACGTCAATTCCTTCGTGGTAGACATAAGCGCCCAGACC AGTACGTTGCTGTGTTTTTCTGTCAACGGGGTCTTCAAAGAAG TGGATGGAAAGTCTCGGGATTCTTTACGAGCCTTCACCCGGACATTTGTCGCTGTTCCTGCCAGCAATTCAGG ACTGTGCATCGTAAATGACGAGCTATTTGTGCGGAATGCCAGCGCTGATGAGATCCAGAGAGCCTTCGCCATGCCTGCACCTACACCTTCCTCCAGTCCAGTGCCCACCCTATCCCCAGAGCAGCAGGAAATGCTGCAGGCATTCTCTACCCAGTCTGGCATGAATCTTGAATGGTCGCAGAA GTGCCTTCAAGACAACAACTGGGACTACACCAGATCTGCCCAGGCCTTTACTCATCTCAAG gcCAAGGGCGAGATCCCAGAAGTGGCGTTTATGAAGTGA
- the NXF1 gene encoding nuclear RNA export factor 1 isoform X2: MADEGKAYNEHDDRVSFPQRRKKGRGPFRWKYGEGNRRSGRGGSGIRSSRLEEDDRDVAMSDAQDVPRIRHNPYPPRPNRRGDSWHDRDRIHVTVRRDRILPERGGAGTSQDGTSKNWFKITIPYGRKYDKSWLLSVIQSKCSVPFTPIEFHYENTRAQFFVEDASTASALKAVNYKILDQENRRISIIINSSVPPHSVQNELKPEQVEQLKLIMSKRYDGSQQALDLKGLRSDPDLVAQNIDVVLNRRSCMAATLRIIEENIPELLSLNLSNNRLYRLDDMSSLVQKAPNLKILNLSGNELKSERELDKVKGLKLEELWLDGNPLCDTFRDQSTYISAIRERFPKLLRLDGHELPPPIAFDVEAPTMLPPCKGSYFGTETLKNLVLHFLQQYYAVYDSGDRQRLLDAYHDGACCSLSIPFTPQNPARSNLAEYFKDSRNVKKLKDPTLRFRLLKHTRLNVVAFLNELPKTQHDVNSFVVDISAQTSTLLCFSVNGVFKEVDGKSRDSLRAFTRTFVAVPASNSGLCIVNDELFVRNASADEIQRAFAMPAPTPSSSPVPTLSPEQQEMLQAFSTQSGMNLEWSQKCLQDNNWDYTRSAQAFTHLKAKGEIPEVAFMK, from the exons ATGGCGGACGAGGGGAAGGCCTACAACG AGCATGATGACCGTGTTAGTTTCcctcaaagaagaaagaaaggccGGGGTCCTTTCCGGTGGAAGTATGGCGAGGGGAACCGGAGGTCTGGAAGAGGAGGTTCTGGCATTCGGTCTTCCCGCCTGGAGGAAGATGACAGAGATGTGGCAATGAGTGATGCCCAGGATGTTCCCCGAATACGACA CAACCCCTATCCTCCCCGACCCAACCGTCGAGGTGACAGTTGGCATGATCGAGATCGCATTCATGTTACTGTGCGGAGAGACAGAATTCttccagagagaggaggggctggcacCAGCCAGGATGGGACCTCGAAGAACTGGTTTAAGATTACA ATTCCCTATGGGAGAAAATATGACAAGTCATGGCTCCTGAGTGTGATTCAGAGCAAGTGCAGTGTCCCTTTCACCCCCATTGAG TTTCACTATGAAAACACACGGGCCCAGTTTTTTGTGGAGGATGCCAGTACCGCCTCTGCATTGAAAGCTGTCAACTATAAGATTTTGGATCAGGAAAACCGAAGG ATATCTATCATCATCAACTCCTCTGTCCCACCCCATTCTGTACAGAACGAACTGAAGCCAGAACAAGTAGAGCAACTAAAG CTGATCATGAGCAAACGATACGATGGTTCCCAACAAGCACTTGACCTCAAGGGTCTCCGTTCAGACCCAG ACTTGGTGGCCCAGAACATCGATGTTGTCCTGAATCGCAGGAGCTGTATGGCGGCTACGCTGCGAATCATTGAGGAGAATATCCCTGAG CTCTTGTCCTTGAACTTGAGCAACAATAGGCTCTACAGGCTGGATGACATGTCCAGCCTTGTGCAGAAAGCACCCAACCTGAAGATCCTCAACCTCTCCGGAAATGAG TTGAAATCTGAGAGGGAACTGGACAAGGTAAAAGGGCTGAAGCTGGAAGAGCTGTGGCTTGACGGAAACCCGCTGTGCGACACCTTCCGAGATCAGTCCACCTACATCAG CGCCATTCGAGAACGATTTCCCAAATTATTACGCCTG GATGGCCATGAGTTACCCCCGCCAATTGCCTTTGATGTCGAAGCCCCCACGATGTTACCGCCCTGCAAG GGAAGCTATTTTGGGACAGAGACCCTGAAGAACCTGGTCCTGCACTTCCTGCAGCA GTACTATGCAGTTTACGACTCTGGAGACCGGCAGCGGCTACTAGATGCCTACCACGatggggcctgctgctccctcagcATTCCCTTCACCCCCCAGAACCCTGCCCG AAGCAATCTGGCCGAGTACTTCAAGGATAGCAGGAATGTGAAGAAGCTCAAAGACCCGA CCCTGCGGTTCCGGCTGCTGAAGCACACACGTCTCAACGTGGTGGCCTTCCTCAATGAGTTGCCCAAAACTCAGCATGACGTCAATTCCTTCGTGGTAGACATAAGCGCCCAGACC AGTACGTTGCTGTGTTTTTCTGTCAACGGGGTCTTCAAAGAAG TGGATGGAAAGTCTCGGGATTCTTTACGAGCCTTCACCCGGACATTTGTCGCTGTTCCTGCCAGCAATTCAGG ACTGTGCATCGTAAATGACGAGCTATTTGTGCGGAATGCCAGCGCTGATGAGATCCAGAGAGCCTTCGCCATGCCTGCACCTACACCTTCCTCCAGTCCAGTGCCCACCCTATCCCCAGAGCAGCAGGAAATGCTGCAGGCATTCTCTACCCAGTCTGGCATGAATCTTGAATGGTCGCAGAA GTGCCTTCAAGACAACAACTGGGACTACACCAGATCTGCCCAGGCCTTTACTCATCTCAAG gcCAAGGGCGAGATCCCAGAAGTGGCGTTTATGAAGTGA